The Streptomyces sp. NBC_00299 DNA segment CCACTTCGCCGACAAGCGCATGTCAGGTGAGTGGTTTCAATTCGACGAAGCCAACTGGCTTCATCAGGTCGACGAGGCTGCCGACAATCTTGAGGAGCGGCAGGCCATCCCTCAGCAGACTGGGCAGCCTGAACACGGGAGAGTTCAGCCATACGCTTCTCCGTTCCCATTCGTGACACACGCCCACCGGCCCCCTAGCGAGGTTCCCGAGCACTCATGGGAGGGCGCGGCGACAGATGGCCGGTGCAGCTGTGGGCACCCCATGGCCCTACATGCTGGTTCTTGGCCCTACGTCTGCTGTTCCACGAACACCGGATGGGGTTGTCACGACAACTGTGAGTGCAGAGCCTTCCGTAGCGATGTCAGCTGGTCGATGGGAGCTTGGCTTGCACTCGCGTCTGAGTGCCCCCGATGCCAGGCGGCTCTGCAGAAGGATCCGAATGCTGAGTTGTGGTCGACTAAGGACGAAAGAAAGCTGAGCACGTCATGAGCCAGGGCCTGATCCTCTATGGGCCGCCAGCCTCGGGCAAGGACACGATCACGGCGGCACTCGCCGAACTGAGCGGGCGATATAGGCAGTTCGCGCGGCTCAAGGTGGGCTCGGGAAAGTCCACTGGCTACCGGATGGGCACTGCCGAGCAGCTGCTTGAGCTGGAGTCCGCGGGCGACGTCATCTACGCAAACCGGCGGTACGGCAACTCGTACGCTATCGACCGCCCCGGGCTCGACGCGGCCTTCGCGGCCGGAGTTCCGGTCGTGCACCTCGGGCAAGTCGACGGTGTCCGCGCCCTGGTTGACGGTTATCCGGCCGACTGGGCGTTGGTGCTGCTGTGGTGCTCGCGGGAAGTGACCGCGCGGCGGTCCGTGGGCCGGGGCGACAACGACACTGCCGCCCGTCTGGTGGCGTGGAAGGCAACCCGCGAGGACCTGGAGGCGCACCCAGAGATGGTCTGGGATCTCACGGTGGACACCTCGGCGACGTCGCCGGAGGAGTCGGCGCGGCTCATCGACGAGCTGCTGGTGCAGCGGGCGGAGGCGTCGACGGGATGAGCGTGGGTTACGGCTGGGCGAGTCGCTCCAGGGCGTCGGTGAGTGTGAGCTCGCGGTCGTCCTTGACGTCGTGCCACCGGGCCAGCGTGGTCGCGGCCGCGCGCAGCATCTCCGGCGGGAGGCCGGCGGCCGCGAGCGCGTCGGCGGCCTCTTCCAGCTCCGGGCCCCAGCGCCAGGCGCGGGCCGCCGTCTTGGCCACGTACTGCGGCTCGGACAGGTATGAGTCGGTGCGCCGGGAGGCGACCTCGATGAGCTCCTGGTCAACGCCGTGCTCGCGCGCCATACCGACCGCGAGCGCCACCAGGACCCGCGACGTCTTCTGGAAGCTGGCGTACGCCAGCTTCAAGGCGGAAGCCTTCCCGATCTCCGTGCCGAGCGCTCTCGTTTGCACTGCGGTGTCCGCGAACAGCGCCTCGATCCGCTCGGTCGCGGCGACCGGGCCGGACAGGTACAGCACCGGGCTCTTGCCGTGTATGGGCGGGGAGCCGACGACGCCGCCGTCCACGATGGTCGCGGCGGGTTCGAGCAGTCCGGCGATCCGCGTCGTCCGCTCGGGGTTGATGGCGTTCGCCTCCAGGTACACGCCGTCGAAGCGGTGCGCGGCGACATCGTGGGCCAGGTCCTCGGCAGCGGCCGGCGGGCAGAGACTGATGACGATGTCGCTGTGTTCTAGCAGCTCGGTCAGCGTGGCTACCGGCGTCAGGCCGAACTGTTCGGCGCGCGCCGTGGACGCTGCGCTGCGCCCTGCTGAGCACCACACGACCGCGGCTGCGTTGGCCCTTGCGCAGGCAGCGATGGCGGCGCCCATGCTGCCGGGGTGGAGGATGCCGACGACTGGCTGGTCCACGGTGCTATTCCGGGTTCTCGTTGAGCAGGATGTTGATGGCGTCGGTGACGTCGTCGACGGTGTGGTGGGCGGCGGGAAGTCCGTCGGGCCAGGGGAGGCCTCTCAGCCAGATGGTGCGGAGTCCGGCCTGGTGGCCGCCGCCGATGTCCGCGGAGGGGTTGTCCCCGATCATCCAGCCGCCTATGGAGAGGTCCAGGCCGCATTGCGCGGCGGCGGCTTCGAAGAGGCGTCGGTTGGGTTTGCGTACGTCGAGGTCCCCGGAGACCGCGACGCCGTCGACCAGCTCGACAATGCCGGTGGCGGTAATTTTGGCGCGCTGGGTGTCGGCGGATCCGTTGGTGGCGATGCCGATCGTCCATGCTGCGGCGCGGAGTTCAGCCAGTCCCTCGAGGACTTCGGGACGGCAGGTGACGGCGGCCGCGATCAGGTCGACGTACTCCTGCCACAGTTCCGTGGCGGGTTCGTCCAGGTGGAAGACGGTGCGCAGTTGGGCGAAGTCGCTCGGGTTCGCGCGGTCCGCCAGTTGGGCGAGGAGCCATTGTTCGACGGAGGGGTCGAAGCCGTGTGCTCG contains these protein-coding regions:
- a CDS encoding HAD family hydrolase, with translation MQQRLALFDLDGTLVDRQAAYSEAVAGLCRAHGFDPSVEQWLLAQLADRANPSDFAQLRTVFHLDEPATELWQEYVDLIAAAVTCRPEVLEGLAELRAAAWTIGIATNGSADTQRAKITATGIVELVDGVAVSGDLDVRKPNRRLFEAAAAQCGLDLSIGGWMIGDNPSADIGGGHQAGLRTIWLRGLPWPDGLPAAHHTVDDVTDAINILLNENPE
- a CDS encoding DUF1932 domain-containing protein, giving the protein MDQPVVGILHPGSMGAAIAACARANAAAVVWCSAGRSAASTARAEQFGLTPVATLTELLEHSDIVISLCPPAAAEDLAHDVAAHRFDGVYLEANAINPERTTRIAGLLEPAATIVDGGVVGSPPIHGKSPVLYLSGPVAATERIEALFADTAVQTRALGTEIGKASALKLAYASFQKTSRVLVALAVGMAREHGVDQELIEVASRRTDSYLSEPQYVAKTAARAWRWGPELEEAADALAAAGLPPEMLRAAATTLARWHDVKDDRELTLTDALERLAQP
- a CDS encoding phosphotransferase-like protein, yielding MSQGLILYGPPASGKDTITAALAELSGRYRQFARLKVGSGKSTGYRMGTAEQLLELESAGDVIYANRRYGNSYAIDRPGLDAAFAAGVPVVHLGQVDGVRALVDGYPADWALVLLWCSREVTARRSVGRGDNDTAARLVAWKATREDLEAHPEMVWDLTVDTSATSPEESARLIDELLVQRAEASTG
- a CDS encoding GIY-YIG nuclease family protein, giving the protein MTTFLYAISSSDQPAPVKIGKTGNVEKRLRQLQTASPFPLRVWWSRETADPDLEAKLHRHFADKRMSGEWFQFDEANWLHQVDEAADNLEERQAIPQQTGQPEHGRVQPYASPFPFVTHAHRPPSEVPEHSWEGAATDGRCSCGHPMALHAGSWPYVCCSTNTGWGCHDNCECRAFRSDVSWSMGAWLALASECPRCQAALQKDPNAELWSTKDERKLSTS